The candidate division KSB1 bacterium region CTGTACACGTCCTCGAGTTGCAGCCCGAAGAGTTCAACCTGTTTTGGAATCAACGTATAAAGGGCAGAGAATTTTATTCGCCCGGCCAACGTCTTCCAGTGACTCTTGATTTCGCTGGATGGAAGGACACTGGAGACGACGGGGATAGTTCTTTTGGATACATACAGAAGGAGATCGACGAGTCCAATGCCGCTTTCGAAGAAACAGCGGAGGGCAGGCGAATTCTGAAAGTCGAGCGAGCCAAGGACCCACTGACTGGAGCGCATAGCATGGTGGGGACTGAAGCGCGTCAGGAGTATCGCAGAGAAGTCTATGATTTTCCGGCTGCGTTTGAGGAGTGGGTACGAAGAAACGCTCGAAACATGGTGGCGGTTACAGATCTACTTCAGACTGCCCCGTGGTCCGCAAAGGATAGCAATGGTGTCGTTTTCGCCGGCAGGTACTTCGTCGGGAAAGACGAGACCTGCACCACTATTGCGATCAAGGCAGTTCCGATTACGTTCCGAAGCTTGTCCAAGGCAACAACGATCTATGACTACAAGAAGTACTACATTACGACCATTTGGGTGATGAAGCCGGATGACTTCCGGCGGAAGTGGAAAGAGGTAATCGATCAGCGTGAAATGGCGTTTGGACAGATGGACCATGTTCCATCTGAACCATCGCTCGCAATACGGGTTCAGTAGATTAGCGGTTGACCAAAGTTTTTCCCGATGGGGCACATGGAGACATGTGCCGCCAAGAGTATTCCGAAATCAGAGCGCACGCAGTGCGGCTCTACTAAACAATAACCCATGGCCATTCGCATCTACAACACCTTGACGCGGCGCGTTGAAGAATTCGTGCCGCGTGAACCCGGAAAAGTCGGCATGTACACGTGCGGCCCGACGGTCTATAACCGCGCGCACATCGGCAACTTCCGCACCTTCATGTTTTCCGATCTGGTGAGGCGCTATTTGCGCTACCGCGGCTATGAAGTCACGTGGGTGATGAACTTCACGGACATCG contains the following coding sequences:
- a CDS encoding DUF4136 domain-containing protein — its product is MDIKVYRAPDVDWSNSSQFSLELQEVGKPETSRNQILEEYLLLQVTECLQRIGYREESAKPAVKIRLYFGVKEEKIETNLTYGFSLTERAGVFNTRYPLAAGIWSTASIAATSWMVRSTTETTPVYVGEISVEVFDLSGTRQLWRGDVRANLSTDDIRTASNWMIRELLWRFPALDYPAVHVLELQPEEFNLFWNQRIKGREFYSPGQRLPVTLDFAGWKDTGDDGDSSFGYIQKEIDESNAAFEETAEGRRILKVERAKDPLTGAHSMVGTEARQEYRREVYDFPAAFEEWVRRNARNMVAVTDLLQTAPWSAKDSNGVVFAGRYFVGKDETCTTIAIKAVPITFRSLSKATTIYDYKKYYITTIWVMKPDDFRRKWKEVIDQREMAFGQMDHVPSEPSLAIRVQ